From Methylomonas sp. EFPC3, a single genomic window includes:
- the ntrC gene encoding nitrogen regulation protein NR(I): protein MQIPDKVWIVDDDKSIRWVLEKALQKAGANTQSFSNAGDLLKSLPHGLPHVLITDIRMPGMDGFELLRNIQNSYPELPVIVMTAHSDLESAVSAFHGGAFEYLPKPFDVTEVVETVQRACAHSRQRHSDNTQEQERVQETPEIIGEAPAMQEVFRAIGRLARSHITVLINGESGTGKELVAKALHRHSPRADQPFIALNMAAIPKDLMESELFGHEKGAFTGAQARRIGRFEQANNGTLFLDEIGDMPAELQTRLLRVLADNEFYPVGAHTSVKVNVRIIAATHQDLEALVAQGRFREDLFHRLNVIRIHIPPLRERRQDIGLLMRHYLYQSAKELNTEIKVLRPDTEAFLSSLRWPGNVRQLENICRWLTVMASGREIHIEDLPPELSQSHAETSVNEPGNGDWENQFKTWVKQQLSSGKVDIAKHAIPSVETLLIEAALNHTHGRKHEAALLLGYGRNTLTRKIKELDIKE, encoded by the coding sequence ATGCAAATTCCTGACAAGGTCTGGATTGTCGATGATGACAAATCCATTCGCTGGGTACTCGAAAAAGCCTTGCAGAAAGCCGGCGCCAACACGCAGAGCTTCTCCAATGCCGGCGATTTGCTGAAATCGCTGCCCCACGGCTTGCCGCACGTGTTGATCACCGACATCAGGATGCCCGGCATGGACGGTTTCGAACTGCTGCGCAACATTCAAAACAGCTACCCCGAGCTGCCGGTGATCGTGATGACCGCGCACTCGGATCTGGAAAGCGCGGTATCGGCATTCCACGGCGGCGCCTTCGAATACCTGCCCAAACCCTTCGACGTTACCGAAGTCGTCGAAACCGTACAGCGCGCCTGCGCCCACAGCCGGCAACGTCATAGCGATAACACTCAGGAACAGGAAAGGGTGCAGGAGACGCCGGAAATCATCGGCGAAGCGCCGGCGATGCAGGAGGTATTTCGCGCCATTGGCCGTCTGGCCCGTTCGCACATTACCGTGTTAATCAACGGCGAATCCGGCACCGGCAAAGAGTTGGTAGCGAAGGCGCTGCACCGCCACAGCCCGCGTGCCGACCAGCCTTTCATCGCCTTAAACATGGCGGCGATTCCCAAGGACTTGATGGAGTCGGAACTATTCGGCCACGAAAAAGGTGCCTTTACCGGCGCCCAAGCCCGCCGCATCGGCCGCTTCGAACAGGCCAACAACGGCACCTTGTTTCTGGACGAAATCGGCGACATGCCGGCCGAATTGCAAACCCGACTATTGCGAGTGTTGGCGGATAACGAGTTTTATCCGGTCGGCGCCCACACCTCGGTCAAGGTCAACGTCCGCATCATTGCCGCCACCCACCAGGATCTGGAGGCACTGGTCGCCCAAGGCCGGTTCAGGGAGGACTTATTTCACCGTTTGAATGTAATCCGCATCCATATTCCGCCGTTGCGCGAGCGGCGGCAGGATATCGGTTTGCTGATGCGGCATTACCTCTACCAAAGTGCGAAAGAGCTAAACACCGAGATCAAAGTATTGCGACCGGATACCGAAGCGTTTCTGAGTTCCTTGCGTTGGCCGGGCAACGTCAGACAATTGGAAAACATTTGCCGCTGGCTCACAGTTATGGCATCGGGCCGGGAAATCCATATCGAGGATCTACCGCCGGAACTCAGCCAGAGCCACGCCGAAACCAGCGTAAATGAGCCCGGTAACGGCGACTGGGAAAACCAATTCAAAACCTGGGTCAAACAACAGCTCTCGTCGGGTAAAGTCGATATCGCCAAACATGCGATTCCGTCGGTGGAAACCTTATTAATCGAGGCGGCGCTGAACCATACCCACGGCCGCAAACACGAAGCGGCCTTACTTCTGGGTTACGGCCGTAATACGCTGACGCGCAAAATCAAAGAGCTGGATATCAAGGAATAA